One window of Papio anubis isolate 15944 chromosome 10, Panubis1.0, whole genome shotgun sequence genomic DNA carries:
- the LOC101021070 gene encoding 40S ribosomal protein SA-like: MSGALDVLQMKEEDVLKFLAAGTHLGGTNLDFQMEQYIYKRKSDGIYIINLKRTWEKLLLAARAIVAIENPADVSVISSRNTGQRAMLKFAAATGATPIAGRFTPGTFTNQIQAAFREPRLLVVTDPRADHQPLMKASYVNLSTIALCNTDSLRYVDIAIPCNNKGAHSVGLMWMLAREVLRMCGTISREHPWEVMPDLYFYRDPEEIEKEEQAATEKAVTKEEFQGEWTAPAPEFTATQPEVADWSEGVQVPSVPIQQFPTEDWSAQPAMEDWSAAPTAQATEWVGATTEWS, from the coding sequence ATGTCCGGAGCCCTTGATGTACTGCAAATGAAGGAGGAGGATGTCCTTAAGTTCCTTGCAGCAGGAACCCACTTAGGTGGCACCAATCTTGACTTCCAGATGGAACAGTAcatctataaaaggaaaagtgatggCATCTACATCATAAATCTGAAGAGGACCTGGGAGAAGCTTCTGCTGGCGGCTCGTGCCATTGTTGCCATTGAAAACCCTGCTGATGTCAGTGTTATATCCTCCAGGAATACTGGCCAGAGGGCCATGCTGAAGTTTGCTGCTGCCACTGGAGCCACTCCAATTGCTGGCCGCTTCACTCCTGGAACCTTCACTAACCAGATCCAGGCAGCCTTCCGGGAGCCACGGCTTCTTGTGGTTACTGACCCCAGGGCTGACCACCAGCCTCTCATGAAGGCATCTTATGTTAACCTATCTACCATTGCTCTGTGTAACACAGATTCTCTGCGCTATGTGGACATTGCCATCCCATGCAACAACAAGGGAGCTCACTCAGTGGGTTTGATGTGGATGCTGGCTCGGGAAGTTCTGCGCATGTGTGGCACCATTTCCCGTGAACACCCATGGGAGGTCATGCCTGATCTCTACTTCTACAGAGATCCTGAAgagattgaaaaagaagagcaggctGCTACTGAAAAGGCAGTGACCAAGGAGGAATTTCAGGGTGAATGGACTGCTCCAGCTCCTGAGTTCACTGCTACTCAGCCTGAGGTTGCAGACTGGTCTGAAGGTGTACAGGTGCCCTCTGTGCCTATTCAGCAGTTCCCTACTGAAGACTGGAGTGCTCAGCCTGCCATGGAAgactggtctgcagctcccactgCTCAGGCCACTGAATGGGTAGGAGCAACCACTGAATGGTCTTAA